Part of the Sulfuricurvum kujiense DSM 16994 genome, AATTTTTTATTTATATAACCATCTCACCCGCATCGAGTTTCCGACGACAAGGAGCGAACTAAACGACATTGAAATCGCCGCAATCAGCGGAATAACATACCCCATCATCGCAAGCGGGATCGTAATCGAATTATAGACCAGCGAAATGGCGAGGTTTTGTTTGATCAGTCCGTACGTTTTACGGCTGATTGCGAACGCTTCGGCAAGCGAAGTGAGTGAATCGTTCATTAATACCACATCGCTCACCTCGATGGCGATATCGCTGCCGTTACCCATCGCGATGGCGATATCGGCACCGGCAAGCGCCAAGAGATCGTTAACCCCGTCACCCGCCATCACGACGATATGCCCCTGCGCATGTGCCGACTCGATAAATGCCGCTTTCCCCTCAGGGGTTAAATGGGCATGAACTTCCTCGATCCCGACCTCATGAGCTACCCGCAAAGCCGCCGCTTCATGATCCCCCGTCAGCATGATGACCCGGAGATTCAACCGCTTCAATGCCGCAATCGATTCCCGTGCTTTCTCTTTCGGAAGATCGCGCAGCTCATAAACCGCGACCAATTGGTGATCGACCGCATAATAAAAGAGGCTCTTATCGCTCGCAGAATCGACCTCGATCCCTAATTCCTGCATCAATAGGGCATTTCCTCCCGCGATCATCACTCCGCTGACACGCCCTACCATCCCGCGTGCGGGGATCTCACGGGCCTCTTCGATCGCAGCCGTACCCATCTGTTCTTCAGTACGTTCCAAATACTCCAGCACCCCTCGGCTGATCGGATGTTTGGATGACGAGACAAGGGTATACAATGCTCCCTTCTCAAAAGGGTGATGGACCGTTGCGTAAATAACTTCGGGACGCCCTTGGGTGATGGTCCCTGTTTTATCCAGAACGAGCATCGACGATTTAGCCATCGTCTCGATCTGGGCTGCCGATTTAAAAAGTATCCCCCGTTTTGCCCCCAGCGCCAATCCGACCAATGTCGCTACCGGTGTCGCCAGTGCCAGCGCACACGGACAGGCGATGATAATAACCGAAATCCCTACCATCAATGAACGGTCAAAACTGTGGGGCCAGAAATACCACGTCCAAAACGTCGCAATGGCTAAAAACAAAATAGTGGATGAGAAGTGTTGTGAAAGCCGATTGGCTAATTGCTCGATGGAGGGCTTTTGCGCCATCGCATTTTCTAAAAGATTGACGAGATGGGATAGGGTCGAGTGGGCGAAATCTTTCGTCGCACGGTAGTGTATCAGTGCATCGATACTTGTTGTGCCACTAATGATTTTATCCCCTACACGCTTGAAAATCGGCTCAGACTCTCCGGTAAGATTGGACTCATCAAAACTCCCCTCCCCCGAAATCACTTCCCCGTCAATTGCGGAACGCTCACCGCTTCGGATGACGATGACATCCCCCTCTTTTACTTCATTGACATCAACAGATCGTATCCCTTCTCCCTCGACAATGCTCACTTCTCTCGGGATATGTTTGCCGATAACATCAAGCGTGTCGGCGGCATTTTTACGGCTGAGTACCTCGAGAAATTTTCCGAACAGGACAAAGGTGATAATCATCGCTACCGAATCGAAATAGGCTTCCCCTTTTTCGAATACCGTAATATAGATGGAATAGAGATACGCAAGGCTTGATCCCGTCACCACCAGCAAATCCATCGTTACCGATTTATTTTTCAGGCCGTAATAAGCCCCGCGGTAAAAGACCCATCCGCTGTAAAAAAGGACGGGGGTCGCCAAAAACCATTCGGCGACATTCAAAATCGTCTTGATCTCTTGGGTAATACCGGTGAAATATCCCGCATACTGTGCAACGGCGATCCACATCATATTCATCGTCGCAAACGTCGCCACCGCCATCCGCAGATAATACTCTTTGCGTTCTTTGTTGGCACGTACCTCTTGAAGCGACGCATCGTACGGAAATGCGTTATAGCCGATAGCGCGGATCATATCGATGATAGCGGAGAGTTTGACGATGGCAGGATTCCAGGTGATTCGGGCTTTATTGTTCGTGTAGTTGATATGCGCTTCGATCACACCTTCCATTTTATGGAGCGCTTTTTCATTCAGCCATACGCACGCCGCACAATGGATCCCCTCGATAACCAGCGAAACCTGATTTAAACCCTCTTTGCTCAACGTCACAAAGCGTTCACTAAATGCAGGGGTATCAAAGTTGGAACTCGCTTCGAACTGCTCAGTCGGCGGAGAGAGGGTCGCATCCCCCATTTTGCTGTAAAAACTCTCCAGCCCTTCGTCTTTGAGAAGATGAAAAATCCCACGGCACCCGTTACAGCAAAAGCGGTATTCACCGTCGTGTATCATCACCTCATCACTGAACTCCAGATGGCAATGATCGCATTTGACTTTAGACATATTCGAACTTCCCTGCAGACTTATTTTTTTTGACCTGTTTAAAACTGTTCATTACACCTTGCATGACGATATGAACACCTCTCACGGCATGTTGTCCATAGCCGATCGCCATAGAGAGATTAGCCGTTGCCTCGATCGGATCAATACTAAAAGGGACCATAGAGCCCGTAAATACAACCGTCTTATCCAATGCCAGCATATCGATATATGCGGCGCTTAAATCCATCGTATCGGTGCCGTGAATGACGATAACCGTTTGTGCATCCGATGCGGCAATTGTTTGTCCCAAAAAAGTGCGGTCTTGAGCATCCATCTCCAAAGAGTCTTTGTAAATGACCCCTTGAAGAGAAATATCTATTACCAAAGATTCGAGTATCGACTCAACGGCTTGGTTGTCATTCGGAACGAACAGCTCACCCTTGATAGGATCGTAGCGTTTGTTAAATGTACCGCCGGTATTAATGATCAGCATCAAAGCAGCTCCCGCAAAGAGTAAATAATTTTGTCCGCATGTGAAACGACGGCTTCATGAGAAAGGAGTATATTATGTCCGACGCCCGCTTTGAGCGCAGCTTCGATATCCCGCTCATTATCGCCGATCATAACGCTAGAAGCCATGTCCAGATCATATTCCCCCTTTGCACGCAAAAACATCCCCGGTTCAGGTTTACGGCATTCGCACTGACCGTCAATGCTCTCATGATGCGGACAGTGATAGATGCGATTTATCGTAATTCCCAGTTCTTTGAAATGGCCGATCATCCACCGGCTGAGTATTGCGAAATCATCCTCGGAGTAATAGCCGCGGGCAATCCCCGATTGGTTGGTGACGATGATAATCAGATATCCCTGCTCCTGATACGTTCGGCACACCTCGATAATACCGTCGAGAAGTTCGAAGTCTTCGATTTTATGGAGGTAGTTTTTCTCAACGTTCACTACACCATCACGATCAAGAAAAAGGGCTTTACTCACTTATGCAACTCCGCCGCCGAAAAGCTCTTTTTCGATAATGTCGCAGAGAATATGCCCGATCAAAATATGGGACTCCTGAATCCGCGGTGTCGCGTTTGAGGGGACGATGATCGCATAATCGGCCATTGCGGCCATTTTTCCGCCGTCGCGCCCGACGAGAGCTACCGTCGTCACACCTCGATCCGCAGCCGATTCGAATGCATTGATAATATTTTGGGAATTTCCCGATGTCGAGATACCGATAAACAGATCCCCCTCCTGTGCCATCCCCTCAAGCTGGCGGGAGAACACTTTGTCATAGCCGTAATCATTGCCGATGGCGGTGAGATTGGAGGTATCGGTCGTCAACGCAAGCGAAGGGATAGAGGGACGGTCAAACCCGTAACGCCCCACCAGTTCCGCCGCGATGTGCTGTGCATCGGCAGCCGAACCGCCGTTTCCGGCTAAAAGAGTTTTTTTACCGTGCCGATAGACCTCTACACACGCTTTGGCCACATTCATAATCGTATTGATCAGCTCCTGATTTTCCAAAATTGCCTGTTTGGTTGCTGCCGAATCGGCAATCTGCGCTCGAATATAACGTTCCATGTTTTCCCTTTTAGTACCGTATTCCCGTTACGGAACGGACTTTATCGATGATCGGAGCTGCAGTTGCACTCGCTTTGGCCGCACCGAGATTTAAAATCTCTCTCACTTCATCCTGATGTGCCTCGAAATAGGCTCTTCGTTCACGGTAAGGACGGAAATATTCCCATATTACGTCATGGGTATAGAGTTTGAAATGGCCGTGTCCTT contains:
- a CDS encoding heavy metal translocating P-type ATPase, translating into MSKVKCDHCHLEFSDEVMIHDGEYRFCCNGCRGIFHLLKDEGLESFYSKMGDATLSPPTEQFEASSNFDTPAFSERFVTLSKEGLNQVSLVIEGIHCAACVWLNEKALHKMEGVIEAHINYTNNKARITWNPAIVKLSAIIDMIRAIGYNAFPYDASLQEVRANKERKEYYLRMAVATFATMNMMWIAVAQYAGYFTGITQEIKTILNVAEWFLATPVLFYSGWVFYRGAYYGLKNKSVTMDLLVVTGSSLAYLYSIYITVFEKGEAYFDSVAMIITFVLFGKFLEVLSRKNAADTLDVIGKHIPREVSIVEGEGIRSVDVNEVKEGDVIVIRSGERSAIDGEVISGEGSFDESNLTGESEPIFKRVGDKIISGTTSIDALIHYRATKDFAHSTLSHLVNLLENAMAQKPSIEQLANRLSQHFSSTILFLAIATFWTWYFWPHSFDRSLMVGISVIIIACPCALALATPVATLVGLALGAKRGILFKSAAQIETMAKSSMLVLDKTGTITQGRPEVIYATVHHPFEKGALYTLVSSSKHPISRGVLEYLERTEEQMGTAAIEEAREIPARGMVGRVSGVMIAGGNALLMQELGIEVDSASDKSLFYYAVDHQLVAVYELRDLPKEKARESIAALKRLNLRVIMLTGDHEAAALRVAHEVGIEEVHAHLTPEGKAAFIESAHAQGHIVVMAGDGVNDLLALAGADIAIAMGNGSDIAIEVSDVVLMNDSLTSLAEAFAISRKTYGLIKQNLAISLVYNSITIPLAMMGYVIPLIAAISMSFSSLLVVGNSMRVRWLYK
- a CDS encoding asparaginase domain-containing protein, encoding MLIINTGGTFNKRYDPIKGELFVPNDNQAVESILESLVIDISLQGVIYKDSLEMDAQDRTFLGQTIAASDAQTVIVIHGTDTMDLSAAYIDMLALDKTVVFTGSMVPFSIDPIEATANLSMAIGYGQHAVRGVHIVMQGVMNSFKQVKKNKSAGKFEYV
- the gmhB gene encoding D-glycero-beta-D-manno-heptose 1,7-bisphosphate 7-phosphatase, whose amino-acid sequence is MSKALFLDRDGVVNVEKNYLHKIEDFELLDGIIEVCRTYQEQGYLIIIVTNQSGIARGYYSEDDFAILSRWMIGHFKELGITINRIYHCPHHESIDGQCECRKPEPGMFLRAKGEYDLDMASSVMIGDNERDIEAALKAGVGHNILLSHEAVVSHADKIIYSLRELL
- a CDS encoding D-sedoheptulose-7-phosphate isomerase; the encoded protein is MERYIRAQIADSAATKQAILENQELINTIMNVAKACVEVYRHGKKTLLAGNGGSAADAQHIAAELVGRYGFDRPSIPSLALTTDTSNLTAIGNDYGYDKVFSRQLEGMAQEGDLFIGISTSGNSQNIINAFESAADRGVTTVALVGRDGGKMAAMADYAIIVPSNATPRIQESHILIGHILCDIIEKELFGGGVA